One genomic window of Microbacterium sp. BH-3-3-3 includes the following:
- a CDS encoding ABC transporter permease — protein MTAASLLAPRATIARVRGIRLSVPIGVIVSFVVVAVVLAWSLAPTLFTTQNPAQGVPADKLQGPSAAHVLGTDHLGRDLFARIVFGAQSSVTSALVAVTIGVVVGGLIGLLAGFLGSWTDVVLARFVDVLLAIPAFLLAVVIVSSLGFQTINAAIATGVSAVAVFARVMRAEVLRVRSSVFVEAARLQGGSNLHVLFRHVLPNASRSLVPLAVLQFGLSILVIAGLAFLGYGDPPPASDWGLLISAGKDYPRAPWLVVWPALVTVATVLSINRISRWLRRTS, from the coding sequence ATGACCGCCGCATCGCTCCTCGCGCCGCGGGCGACGATCGCCCGGGTGCGCGGCATCCGTCTCTCCGTTCCGATCGGCGTGATCGTGTCGTTCGTCGTCGTGGCCGTCGTGCTCGCCTGGTCGCTCGCGCCCACGCTGTTCACGACCCAGAACCCCGCGCAGGGAGTCCCCGCCGACAAGCTGCAGGGCCCCAGCGCCGCGCACGTGCTCGGCACCGACCACCTCGGTCGCGACCTGTTCGCGCGCATCGTCTTCGGCGCGCAGTCGTCGGTGACCAGTGCCCTCGTCGCCGTGACGATCGGGGTGGTCGTCGGTGGACTCATCGGTCTGCTCGCCGGCTTCCTCGGGTCGTGGACCGACGTCGTGCTGGCGCGCTTCGTCGACGTGCTGCTGGCGATCCCCGCGTTCCTGCTCGCCGTCGTGATCGTCAGCTCGCTGGGCTTTCAGACCATCAACGCCGCGATCGCCACCGGGGTGTCGGCCGTCGCGGTGTTCGCGCGCGTCATGCGGGCGGAGGTGCTGCGGGTGCGCTCCTCAGTCTTCGTCGAGGCCGCGCGTCTGCAGGGCGGCTCGAACCTGCACGTGCTGTTCCGGCACGTGCTGCCCAACGCCTCGCGCTCGCTCGTTCCGCTCGCGGTGCTGCAATTCGGCCTGTCGATCCTCGTCATCGCGGGGCTCGCCTTTCTCGGCTACGGCGATCCGCCCCCGGCATCCGACTGGGGTCTGCTCATCTCGGCAGGCAAGGACTACCCCCGGGCGCCGTGGCTGGTCGTCTGGCCCGCCCTGGTGACCGTGGCGACCGTGCTGTCGATCAACCGCATCAGCCGCTGGCTCCGGAGGACGTCATGA
- a CDS encoding FAD-binding oxidoreductase, with protein MSAATATAPFTGLSALLDDARRDAADIDVRPPSTDTATFGHDAGTAPRRGTAVQDGPAVAFPSTVAEVQQLVRLAGRHGVSVVPRGAGTGLSGGATAGADQLVISTDRLTRIVEVSPADEVAVVEPGVLNSALNERLAPLGLFYAPDPASWRISTIGGNIATNAGGLRCAKYGVTRESVLALDVVLADGSLVSIGHRSIKGVTGLDLVSLFVGSEGVLGIVVGATVRIRPLPVARRTVTAFSDSTAAGAAAIGAITASRVRPSVIEFLDQPTLEGIDAANDSGLRVRGAALLLIELDGFGIDEQTAELTAALEAVGARVRVETDDDAEVLWELRRSGRRFDDGSWFAGGDVAVPKSRIAEIFAGFPEIEARHGVTVSAVAHAGDGNLHPVVTLPIPADADPAVVPAAVHDAADDLVRAALAVGGTVSGEHGIGTVKRALAAEELAARVRAAQLAIKDALDPAGLFNPGKAL; from the coding sequence ATGAGCGCTGCCACCGCGACCGCCCCGTTCACGGGCCTGTCCGCCCTGCTCGACGACGCCCGTCGCGATGCCGCCGACATCGACGTGCGGCCTCCCTCGACCGACACGGCGACCTTCGGGCACGACGCCGGCACTGCGCCGCGACGCGGGACCGCTGTGCAGGACGGGCCCGCGGTCGCGTTCCCGTCCACCGTCGCCGAGGTACAGCAGCTCGTGCGCCTCGCCGGCCGCCACGGCGTCAGCGTCGTGCCGCGCGGTGCGGGGACCGGCCTGTCGGGCGGTGCCACGGCAGGCGCCGACCAGCTCGTGATCTCGACCGACCGACTCACCCGGATCGTCGAGGTGTCGCCCGCCGACGAGGTCGCCGTCGTGGAACCGGGCGTGCTCAATTCCGCCCTCAACGAGCGCCTCGCCCCTCTCGGCCTGTTCTACGCCCCCGACCCCGCGAGCTGGCGCATCTCGACCATCGGCGGCAACATCGCCACCAACGCCGGCGGCTTGCGGTGCGCGAAGTACGGCGTCACGCGCGAGTCGGTGCTGGCCCTCGACGTCGTGCTCGCCGACGGCAGCCTCGTCTCGATCGGGCACCGCTCGATCAAGGGCGTCACCGGGCTCGACCTCGTCTCGCTGTTCGTAGGCTCGGAGGGCGTGCTCGGCATCGTCGTCGGCGCCACCGTGCGCATCCGTCCGCTCCCCGTCGCGCGGCGCACGGTGACGGCGTTCTCCGACTCCACGGCCGCGGGGGCTGCGGCGATCGGGGCGATCACGGCCTCGCGCGTGCGCCCCAGCGTCATCGAGTTCCTCGACCAGCCCACCCTCGAGGGCATCGACGCGGCGAACGACTCCGGGCTCCGCGTCCGCGGCGCGGCCCTGCTGCTCATCGAGCTCGACGGGTTCGGCATCGACGAGCAGACGGCCGAGCTGACGGCCGCGCTCGAGGCCGTCGGCGCCCGCGTGCGGGTCGAGACCGACGACGATGCCGAGGTGCTCTGGGAACTGCGCCGCTCGGGCCGACGCTTCGATGACGGCTCCTGGTTCGCCGGCGGCGACGTCGCCGTGCCCAAATCGCGCATCGCCGAGATCTTCGCCGGCTTCCCCGAGATCGAAGCCCGCCACGGCGTGACCGTCAGCGCCGTCGCCCACGCCGGCGACGGCAACCTGCACCCGGTCGTCACCCTGCCCATCCCCGCCGACGCCGACCCGGCGGTCGTTCCCGCGGCGGTGCACGACGCCGCCGACGATCTGGTGCGTGCCGCCCTCGCCGTGGGCGGCACGGTCAGCGGCGAGCACGGCATCGGCACGGTCAAGCGCGCGCTCGCCGCCGAAGAGCTCGCCGCCCGCGTGCGGGCGGCGCAGCTCGCGATCAAGGACGCTCTCGACCCGGCCGGCCTGTTCAACCCCGGAAAAGCCCTGTAA
- a CDS encoding NtaA/DmoA family FMN-dependent monooxygenase (This protein belongs to a clade of FMN-dependent monooxygenases, within a broader family of flavin-dependent oxidoreductases, the luciferase-like monooxygenase (LMM) family, some of whose members use coenzyme F420 rather than FMN.) — MTRRRIHLAAHFPGVNNTTVWTDPAAGSQIDFSSFEHFARTAERGFFDYLFLAEGLRLREHRGQLHDLDVAGRPNTLAILTALAAVTEHIGLVGTLNTTFNEPYELARQLGTLDLLSGGRAGWNAVTSSDAFHGANFRRGGYLDHADRYVRASEFAELSKALWSSWRDDAIVADAETGAFLRDDAIARVRHETRLFDVDAVFDVPRSPQGRPVIVQAGDSPDGRDFATAHADVIFSLHTAFDDAQQFYRDVKGRLAAHGRDEDSLKILPAATFVLGDTEAEAREHSREIALAQVRPQTAITYLEQIWNRDLSGYDADGPLPDVEPDTGVETAQGFAGRHAAIRARVGQLRAQATAENLSIRELVIRLTANHTFVGTPEHVASEIDRYVQERATDGFTVVGHVTPHGLDEFTEKVVPLLQERGSYRRSYDEGATLHDLLGLPPVVAGAPDTPGPHDTATAAAR; from the coding sequence ATGACCCGCCGCCGGATCCATCTCGCCGCCCACTTCCCCGGGGTGAACAACACGACCGTCTGGACCGACCCGGCCGCGGGCAGCCAGATCGACTTCTCGTCGTTCGAGCACTTCGCCCGCACCGCCGAGCGCGGCTTCTTCGACTACCTGTTCCTCGCCGAGGGGCTGCGGCTGCGCGAGCACCGCGGGCAGCTGCACGACCTCGACGTGGCGGGACGCCCGAACACCCTCGCGATCCTCACCGCCCTGGCCGCCGTCACCGAGCACATCGGCCTGGTCGGCACGCTCAACACGACGTTCAACGAGCCGTACGAGCTCGCCCGCCAGCTCGGCACCCTCGACCTGCTCTCGGGCGGCCGTGCGGGGTGGAACGCCGTGACCAGCTCCGACGCGTTCCACGGCGCGAACTTCCGCCGCGGCGGCTACCTCGACCACGCCGACCGGTACGTGCGGGCCTCCGAGTTCGCCGAGCTCTCGAAAGCGCTGTGGTCGTCGTGGCGCGACGACGCGATCGTGGCGGATGCCGAGACCGGGGCGTTCCTGCGCGACGACGCCATCGCGCGGGTACGGCACGAGACGCGGTTGTTCGACGTCGACGCGGTGTTCGACGTCCCCCGCTCCCCGCAGGGCCGGCCCGTGATCGTGCAGGCCGGCGACTCCCCCGACGGCCGCGACTTCGCCACCGCCCACGCCGACGTGATCTTCTCGCTGCACACCGCGTTCGACGACGCGCAGCAGTTCTACCGCGATGTGAAGGGTCGCCTCGCCGCCCACGGCCGCGACGAGGATTCGCTGAAGATCCTGCCCGCGGCGACCTTCGTGCTCGGCGACACCGAGGCCGAGGCCCGCGAGCACTCGCGCGAGATCGCGCTCGCCCAGGTGCGGCCGCAGACCGCGATCACCTATCTCGAGCAGATCTGGAACCGCGACCTCAGCGGGTACGACGCCGACGGCCCCCTGCCCGACGTCGAACCCGACACGGGCGTCGAGACCGCGCAGGGCTTCGCCGGGCGCCACGCGGCGATCCGCGCCCGGGTGGGGCAGCTGCGCGCGCAGGCGACGGCCGAGAACCTCAGCATCCGCGAGCTCGTCATCCGCCTGACGGCGAACCACACCTTCGTCGGGACGCCCGAGCACGTGGCATCCGAGATCGACCGGTACGTGCAGGAGCGCGCGACCGACGGCTTCACGGTCGTCGGGCACGTCACCCCGCACGGCCTCGACGAGTTCACCGAGAAGGTCGTGCCCCTGCTGCAGGAGCGCGGGTCGTACCGCCGCTCCTACGACGAGGGCGCGACCCTGCACGACCTGCTGGGACTGCCGCCGGTGGTCGCGGGCGCTCCGGACACCCCCGGGCCGCACGACACCGCGACGGCCGCCGCGCGATGA
- a CDS encoding ABC transporter substrate-binding protein, whose protein sequence is MTIRTRPRRRLLGVASALTVGAILLSGCGAASTAAPSADATPKPGGDLVFLIDSLGATWIPNNSSISSYQGNIWGHLTDKLVYVDAEGALSPWIAESWDENADKTQFTLHLKEGVTFSDGTPLDAAAVVANIDIWAKGRPDEGINRIGLFPSANYQGAEAVDATTVTVSFSAPTLSFIPTLAYHGSILLSPTTLALPADQQADLTNDIGSGPFTVEKVADGDSVVLKKRDDYDWGPEAIGHDGPAYLDTITYKQVAEPSLRTASVESGQAQVAYNASPQDLDALKGEGLTVETPRYLGFVNGYALNTTVAPFDDVRVRQAVQHGIDRDEILSTVYTEDWHAAESLIQSTVPEATDRSADFAYDPDEAASLLDAAGWVKGADGVRTKDGQKLSFTLYPNPYLQASQSVDELVDQQLTTLGFEVNLETYDVPTYGQKVIGNAAVPATEITRSFVDVGTVAGVLTSQKKGDEDWFKVGTSDATLNDLATRIATATDRDARAAVADELQGYVLDQGYFVPLTQIVQRVYVQAPDVSGVTYNGLAYAYYLDAWLND, encoded by the coding sequence ATGACCATTCGCACCCGCCCACGTCGACGCCTGCTCGGCGTCGCCTCCGCCCTCACCGTCGGAGCCATCCTGCTCAGCGGCTGCGGCGCGGCCTCGACCGCCGCCCCGTCCGCCGACGCCACCCCGAAGCCCGGCGGCGACCTGGTGTTCCTCATCGACTCGCTCGGTGCCACCTGGATCCCCAACAACAGCTCGATCTCGAGCTACCAGGGCAACATCTGGGGTCACCTGACCGACAAGCTCGTCTACGTCGACGCCGAGGGGGCCCTCAGCCCGTGGATCGCCGAGAGCTGGGACGAGAACGCCGACAAGACCCAGTTCACCCTCCACCTCAAAGAGGGCGTGACCTTCTCGGATGGTACGCCGCTGGATGCCGCCGCGGTCGTGGCGAACATCGACATCTGGGCGAAGGGCCGCCCCGACGAGGGCATCAACCGCATCGGCCTGTTCCCCTCGGCCAACTACCAGGGCGCGGAAGCCGTGGATGCCACCACGGTGACGGTGTCGTTCTCGGCGCCCACGCTGAGCTTCATCCCGACGCTGGCGTACCACGGCTCGATCCTGCTGTCGCCGACGACGCTCGCCCTCCCCGCCGACCAGCAGGCCGACCTCACGAACGACATCGGCAGCGGCCCCTTCACCGTCGAGAAGGTCGCCGACGGCGACAGCGTCGTGCTGAAGAAGCGCGACGACTACGACTGGGGCCCCGAGGCGATCGGACACGACGGCCCGGCCTACCTCGACACCATCACCTACAAGCAGGTGGCCGAGCCCTCGCTGCGCACCGCCTCGGTCGAGTCGGGCCAGGCGCAGGTCGCGTACAACGCCAGCCCGCAGGACCTCGACGCGCTGAAGGGCGAGGGCCTGACGGTCGAGACGCCGCGCTACCTCGGCTTCGTCAACGGCTACGCGTTGAACACCACGGTGGCGCCGTTCGACGACGTGCGCGTGCGCCAGGCGGTGCAGCACGGCATCGACCGCGACGAGATCCTCTCGACCGTCTACACCGAGGACTGGCACGCGGCCGAGTCGCTCATCCAGAGCACCGTCCCCGAGGCGACCGATCGCAGCGCCGACTTCGCCTACGACCCCGACGAGGCGGCATCCCTGCTGGACGCGGCGGGATGGGTGAAGGGCGCCGACGGCGTGCGCACGAAGGACGGCCAGAAGCTCTCCTTCACGCTGTACCCGAACCCCTACCTCCAGGCCTCGCAGTCGGTCGACGAACTGGTCGACCAGCAGCTGACGACCCTCGGTTTCGAGGTGAACCTCGAGACGTACGACGTGCCGACCTACGGCCAGAAGGTCATCGGCAACGCCGCCGTGCCGGCGACCGAGATCACCCGCAGCTTCGTCGACGTCGGAACCGTCGCCGGGGTGCTCACCTCGCAGAAGAAGGGCGACGAGGACTGGTTCAAGGTCGGCACCTCGGATGCCACGCTCAACGACCTCGCCACGCGCATCGCCACGGCCACCGACCGCGACGCCCGTGCCGCGGTGGCCGACGAGCTGCAGGGCTACGTGCTCGATCAGGGCTACTTCGTCCCGCTCACCCAGATCGTGCAGCGCGTCTACGTGCAGGCCCCCGACGTCAGCGGCGTCACCTACAACGGCCTCGCCTACGCGTACTACCTGGACGCCTGGCTGAACGACTGA
- a CDS encoding amino acid permease codes for MSNSNSQNWNKPVSPETSAGFVGANPKAKQLRSRHVTMITLGGIIGASLFVGSGNVIRTVGPAAILSYLVGGLLVFLAMRMLGEMAASRPAIGSFMEYARVGLGNWAAYLVGWLYWYFWVGVLAYEAVLGGETMAGWFPAVPSWAWSLFLIALFVISNVISVRMFGEVEFWLASIKVLAIIVFLGAGLLFAFGLWPDSEASVSNLWEHGGFAPNGLGIAFTGIALVIFSYFGTEIAVMASAESEDPAKGIRHASSTIIWRILLFFVGSVLVIVTVVPWNELPAPTDVASAPFTYALERIGIPGASIIMQLVIFTAVISVLNSGLYSASRMFAALAEQGFAPRFVAKKSRNGVPIMALLASTIGGLIATLVNFVAPGSGIFDFIMNSAGLVALFVYVFIALTQWRLRQKMTSEEKAGLKLKVWVHPWLNILLILCIAAVIVVMLTTEAGRTQVWTSLVATGVLVLFWPLVRRNLAHRRSPEAHDTGSSS; via the coding sequence ATGAGCAACTCGAACAGTCAGAACTGGAACAAACCCGTGTCGCCTGAGACCTCAGCTGGTTTCGTCGGCGCCAACCCGAAAGCAAAACAACTGCGTTCTCGACACGTGACGATGATAACACTGGGCGGCATCATCGGCGCAAGCCTTTTCGTGGGTTCCGGGAATGTCATCCGCACCGTGGGGCCCGCTGCAATCCTGTCGTACCTCGTCGGAGGCCTGCTCGTCTTCCTCGCAATGCGAATGCTGGGCGAGATGGCGGCATCTCGGCCCGCAATCGGCTCGTTCATGGAATACGCGCGGGTGGGGCTCGGCAACTGGGCCGCCTACCTGGTGGGATGGCTCTACTGGTATTTCTGGGTCGGCGTCCTCGCGTACGAAGCAGTGTTGGGTGGCGAGACCATGGCCGGCTGGTTCCCCGCCGTCCCCTCGTGGGCCTGGTCACTCTTCCTGATCGCGCTGTTCGTGATCTCGAACGTCATCTCCGTCCGCATGTTCGGCGAGGTGGAGTTCTGGCTCGCCAGCATCAAGGTGCTCGCGATCATCGTGTTCCTCGGCGCGGGCCTGTTGTTCGCGTTCGGTCTCTGGCCGGATTCCGAGGCGTCGGTGTCGAATCTCTGGGAGCACGGCGGTTTCGCGCCGAACGGACTCGGCATCGCGTTCACGGGCATCGCTCTGGTGATCTTCTCCTACTTCGGCACGGAGATCGCGGTGATGGCGTCGGCCGAATCCGAGGATCCTGCGAAAGGCATCCGTCACGCGTCGAGCACGATCATCTGGCGGATCCTGTTGTTCTTCGTCGGCTCGGTGCTCGTCATTGTGACCGTCGTCCCGTGGAACGAACTGCCCGCGCCGACAGACGTGGCGAGCGCCCCGTTCACCTACGCGCTCGAGCGAATCGGCATCCCCGGCGCGAGCATCATCATGCAGCTCGTCATCTTCACGGCTGTCATCTCCGTGCTCAACTCCGGCCTGTACTCCGCATCGCGCATGTTCGCGGCCCTCGCCGAGCAGGGGTTCGCGCCGAGGTTCGTCGCGAAGAAGTCGAGGAACGGCGTGCCGATCATGGCCCTGCTCGCATCGACCATCGGCGGGCTCATCGCGACTCTCGTCAACTTCGTGGCTCCCGGGTCGGGGATCTTCGACTTCATCATGAACTCCGCGGGACTCGTCGCACTGTTCGTCTACGTCTTCATCGCACTCACGCAGTGGCGACTCCGCCAGAAGATGACGTCGGAGGAGAAGGCCGGTCTGAAGCTCAAGGTGTGGGTACACCCGTGGCTGAACATCCTCCTGATCCTGTGCATCGCCGCAGTGATCGTCGTCATGCTGACGACCGAAGCCGGCCGCACCCAGGTGTGGACCAGCCTCGTTGCCACCGGCGTCCTCGTGCTCTTCTGGCCGCTCGTCCGCCGCAACCTGGCGCATCGACGTTCACCGGAAGCGCACGACACGGGTTCCTCTTCCTGA
- a CDS encoding LLM class flavin-dependent oxidoreductase, translating into MSDRIHLAVALDGAGWHPAAWRERTARPAELTSPAYWRALARTADDAGLLLATIEDALSLGGRSFEQDAETRRDLVRGRLDAVLVASFLAPVTRRIGLVPTATTTHPEPFHLATGLQTLDHVSRGRGGVRLVAGSTAQERANFGRRADGPTGLPASGRVEDDPALLAAFREAGEVADVIRRLADSWEDDAIVRDLASGKFLDRDRVHNVDFEGEFFSITGASIVPRSPQGQPLVTALAHQSVPYRFAAEHADLVFVTPADAAAVHGIRSELAEAADAARTLDEPLRVFADLLVLVEETPAAAAAVWNRLQERAPLTTDARVVVGTADDVVDEIRALADAGVDGVRLRPARLPADLEAIADRVIPRAASAGILLPDDGAPTLRERVGLPRLASRYARQEVGA; encoded by the coding sequence ATGTCGGACCGCATCCACCTCGCCGTCGCCCTGGACGGCGCCGGCTGGCACCCGGCCGCCTGGCGCGAGCGCACGGCGCGGCCCGCCGAGCTGACGTCGCCGGCGTACTGGCGCGCGCTCGCCCGCACGGCCGACGACGCGGGCCTGCTGCTCGCGACGATCGAAGATGCGCTGAGCCTCGGCGGCCGTTCCTTCGAGCAGGATGCCGAGACCCGGCGCGACCTCGTGCGGGGGCGCCTCGACGCGGTGCTGGTGGCGTCGTTCCTCGCACCGGTCACGCGCCGCATCGGCCTCGTGCCGACGGCGACCACCACGCACCCCGAGCCGTTCCACCTCGCCACGGGGCTGCAGACCCTCGACCACGTCAGCCGGGGCCGCGGGGGCGTGCGTCTGGTGGCGGGTTCCACCGCGCAGGAGCGCGCGAACTTCGGGCGCCGCGCCGACGGACCCACGGGTCTGCCGGCATCCGGGCGCGTCGAAGACGACCCGGCGCTGCTCGCCGCCTTCCGCGAGGCCGGCGAGGTGGCCGACGTCATCCGCCGTCTCGCCGACTCGTGGGAAGACGACGCGATCGTGCGCGACCTCGCGTCGGGGAAGTTCCTCGACCGCGACCGCGTGCACAACGTCGACTTCGAGGGCGAGTTCTTCTCGATCACCGGCGCCTCGATCGTGCCGCGCTCCCCCCAGGGACAGCCGCTCGTCACCGCTCTCGCCCACCAGAGCGTGCCCTACCGCTTCGCCGCGGAGCACGCCGACCTCGTGTTCGTGACGCCCGCCGACGCGGCCGCGGTCCACGGGATCCGCAGCGAGCTGGCCGAGGCCGCCGACGCGGCGCGCACGCTCGACGAGCCCCTGCGCGTCTTCGCCGACCTGCTCGTGCTCGTCGAAGAGACCCCCGCCGCGGCCGCCGCCGTCTGGAACCGCCTGCAGGAGCGCGCGCCGCTCACCACCGACGCCCGCGTGGTCGTGGGCACCGCAGACGACGTCGTGGACGAGATCCGCGCCCTCGCCGACGCCGGGGTCGACGGTGTGCGCCTGCGTCCCGCCCGCCTCCCGGCCGACCTCGAGGCCATCGCCGACCGGGTGATCCCGCGGGCGGCGAGCGCCGGCATCCTGCTCCCCGACGACGGCGCGCCCACCCTGCGCGAGCGCGTCGGACTCCCCCGTCTCGCCAGCCGCTACGCCCGTCAGGAGGTCGGCGCATGA
- a CDS encoding ABC transporter permease yields the protein MLRIYGRFALRRTGQAIVVVVLAYLFTFVVISILPGDPVTSTLRNPDNGFTEDDIARIVAYYGLDQPWYVQLGSSLGRFVVGDLGVSLRSNLPVGTLVFDALGSTLSLAAAALLVAIVLAVVIAYGTQFLPPRFGQGVLRSLPSLFLSVPNFVIGLLLIHVFAFGLGLFSMIDTETPWGTFFAAVALGIPVSAQLAEVLIASLDHESRQEYVAVARSRGLRSGALFLRHLAKPSALPTVTVLALIVGELLGGALITEAIFGRVGIGTLVESAVASQDLPVLQAVVSLAAVVFVVVNLVADLAYPLLDPRVSVGPSGRPAVSASREDPAPLLREEVGIV from the coding sequence ATGCTGCGCATCTACGGCCGTTTCGCCCTGCGGCGCACCGGTCAGGCGATCGTCGTCGTCGTGCTGGCGTACCTGTTCACGTTCGTCGTGATCAGCATCCTGCCCGGCGACCCCGTGACGAGCACGCTGAGAAACCCCGACAACGGGTTCACCGAGGACGACATCGCGCGCATCGTCGCCTACTACGGGCTCGACCAGCCCTGGTACGTGCAGCTGGGCTCGTCTCTCGGCCGATTCGTGGTGGGCGATCTCGGCGTCTCGCTGCGGTCGAACCTGCCCGTCGGCACCCTGGTGTTCGACGCCCTGGGCTCCACGCTGAGCCTCGCGGCGGCCGCGCTCCTCGTCGCGATCGTGCTGGCCGTCGTCATCGCGTACGGGACGCAGTTCCTGCCCCCGCGCTTCGGTCAGGGCGTGCTCCGCTCGCTGCCGTCGCTGTTCCTGTCGGTGCCGAACTTCGTCATCGGCCTTCTGCTCATCCACGTCTTCGCGTTCGGCCTCGGACTGTTCAGCATGATCGACACCGAGACGCCGTGGGGCACCTTCTTCGCGGCGGTGGCGCTCGGCATCCCCGTGTCGGCGCAACTGGCGGAGGTGCTCATCGCCTCGCTCGATCACGAGTCGCGTCAGGAGTACGTCGCCGTCGCGCGATCGCGGGGGCTGCGGTCGGGGGCGCTGTTCCTGCGCCACCTCGCCAAGCCGTCGGCGTTGCCGACGGTGACGGTGCTGGCGTTGATCGTCGGCGAGCTGCTCGGCGGCGCCCTCATCACCGAGGCGATCTTCGGCCGCGTCGGCATCGGCACCCTCGTCGAGTCGGCCGTCGCCAGCCAGGACCTGCCGGTGCTGCAGGCGGTGGTGTCGCTCGCGGCCGTGGTGTTCGTCGTGGTGAACCTTGTCGCCGACCTCGCGTACCCCCTGCTCGACCCCCGCGTCTCGGTGGGTCCGTCCGGGCGCCCGGCCGTCAGCGCTTCGCGCGAGGACCCGGCGCCGCTGCTCCGCGAGGAGGTGGGGATCGTATGA
- a CDS encoding ABC transporter ATP-binding protein, producing MTTTLALHPETVVATPPLLRVQDLSVSYGRTPVVHDVSFSIPRGGSLALIGESGSGKSTIARSVLRLLPRGTGRARGRVAFAGDDLLDLSEARFRPYRGRRIGFVPQDPAHALNPVRTVGSQAREAAALAGLADARAQRAASLDVFARVGLPDPARVYDSYPHQLSGGMLQRVLIGLAVLPRPELLVADEPTSALDVTIQKRILDLLDDLRTEDGIGLLLITHDLAIAAERTDEIVVLKDGRVQEAGSTRTVFAAPTSPYTVQLQADAPALNPDRYRGDVVDRGVDEWTTDTASARIHVRDVSKSFVVDGTPRPAVSGVSFRVPAGTTHALVGESGSGKTTTVRLLLGLESPDAGEILVDGKAVTGRTEQELRGIRRHLQLVYQNPFTSLDPTWSVARIVREPLDRYRVGTRAERSTRVAEALDAVGLPPELARRRPDALSGGQRQRVAIARALVLEPDVIVLDEPTSALDVTVQAGVFEVLRRLQRERGLTYLFVSHDLALVRQIADTVSVLKDGRVVEAGRVADVLSHPREQYTRALVEAIPRPLAALARPSESS from the coding sequence ATGACCACCACCCTCGCGCTTCACCCCGAGACGGTCGTGGCGACTCCGCCGCTGCTGCGCGTGCAGGATCTCTCGGTCTCGTACGGCCGCACCCCCGTGGTGCACGACGTGTCGTTCTCGATCCCGCGCGGCGGCAGCCTCGCCCTCATCGGGGAGTCGGGCTCGGGCAAGTCGACTATCGCGCGCTCGGTGCTCCGGCTCCTCCCGCGCGGCACGGGCCGGGCGCGCGGACGCGTGGCGTTCGCCGGCGACGATCTGCTCGATCTCTCGGAGGCGCGGTTCCGGCCGTACCGCGGGCGCCGGATCGGTTTCGTGCCGCAGGACCCCGCCCACGCGCTCAACCCCGTGCGCACGGTGGGGTCGCAAGCGCGCGAGGCGGCCGCCCTGGCCGGTCTCGCCGACGCCCGCGCGCAGCGCGCGGCGAGCCTCGACGTGTTCGCCCGCGTCGGCCTGCCCGATCCCGCCCGCGTCTACGACTCGTACCCGCACCAGTTGTCGGGCGGCATGCTGCAGCGCGTGCTCATCGGGCTCGCCGTGCTGCCGCGGCCCGAGCTGCTCGTCGCCGACGAGCCCACCAGCGCGCTCGACGTGACGATCCAGAAGCGCATCCTCGACCTGCTCGACGACCTGCGCACCGAGGACGGCATCGGTCTGCTGCTCATCACGCACGACCTGGCGATCGCCGCCGAGCGCACCGACGAGATCGTCGTGCTCAAAGACGGACGCGTGCAGGAGGCCGGCTCGACCCGCACCGTCTTCGCCGCGCCGACCTCGCCGTACACAGTGCAGCTGCAGGCCGATGCGCCCGCGCTGAACCCCGACCGCTACCGCGGCGACGTCGTCGACCGCGGGGTCGACGAGTGGACCACCGACACCGCGTCGGCCCGCATCCACGTCCGCGACGTGTCGAAGAGCTTCGTCGTCGACGGGACGCCGCGCCCCGCGGTGTCGGGGGTGTCGTTCCGCGTTCCGGCCGGGACGACCCATGCCCTCGTCGGAGAGTCCGGCTCCGGCAAGACCACGACGGTCCGCCTGCTCCTGGGGCTGGAGAGCCCCGACGCCGGGGAGATCCTCGTCGACGGGAAGGCGGTGACGGGCCGCACGGAGCAGGAACTGCGCGGCATCCGTCGCCACCTGCAGCTGGTGTACCAGAACCCCTTCACCTCGCTCGACCCCACCTGGAGCGTCGCGCGCATCGTGCGCGAACCGCTCGATCGCTACCGCGTCGGCACGCGCGCGGAGCGTTCGACCAGGGTGGCCGAGGCACTGGATGCCGTGGGCCTGCCGCCCGAGCTCGCTCGCCGTCGCCCCGACGCGCTGTCGGGCGGACAACGCCAGCGCGTGGCCATCGCCCGTGCCCTGGTGCTCGAGCCCGACGTCATCGTGCTCGACGAGCCGACCTCGGCCCTCGACGTGACCGTGCAGGCCGGGGTGTTCGAGGTGCTCCGCCGCCTGCAGCGCGAGCGCGGTCTCACGTACCTCTTCGTCTCGCACGACCTCGCGCTGGTCCGGCAGATCGCCGACACCGTCTCGGTGCTCAAGGACGGTCGGGTCGTCGAGGCCGGCCGCGTCGCCGACGTGCTCTCGCACCCGCGCGAGCAGTACACGCGGGCGCTCGTCGAGGCCATCCCCCGTCCCCTGGCCGCCCTGGCCCGACCCTCGGAGTCGTCATGA